The stretch of DNA AGAATGCAACTGAAGAGGATATAAAAATTGCTCATGACAATATAGATAAATACCTTGATGATATTGTGGCAATCGGCGAAGTTGGAATGGATTACTATTACGTTACTGATAAGGCATTGCGTGAAAGACAACAAGAAATATTTACCGACTTTTTAGAACTTGCAAATGAATACAAAGTTCCAATCGTGATGCATGTAAGGGACTGTGAAAAAAAGGCCGTCAATATTGTACCCGAATACGAGGACATTCCTTATTTTATTTTCCATTGCTATGGAGGCAGCCTAAAAACCGCAAAAAGAATAATGAATATGGGAAACGCCTATATGAGCTTTTCTACAATGCTATGCTATTCCAAACAGCATCAAGATTTAATTGAAAAAATCGATTTGGACTATATCCTAACTGAAACTGACAGCCCGTTTCTTGCAATGACAAAAGAAGAAAGAAACGAACCTGCAAATGTTGTTAATGCAGTTTATAAAATAGCTGAAATAAAAAATATTGATGTCGGCACAGTTGATGAAGTTACCACCAAAAATGCCCGCCATGTTTTTAAAATTTAGTAATGAAGCGTGAAATTCAAATTAATCAGCACATCATTATTTTCATTTACTGCTTCAATTTCAAATTCAAAATCAGTTAAATCATCCATAACCAATTTTATCAGGTTCCATTTAAGAATTGAATCATTCAAGAATATTGTAAACTGATTATTGCTAATTTTAGCTTGTTTTCTGCAAAACAATTTGAATGCATAAAAATAAAGTTCCAATCTTAAAATCAGATCTTCCTTATCACCATTTCCATTGATGAAATATTCCTTCAAGTCTTCCTGTAGGATTTTTCCCTCATCCCCCACATCGGCTTTGAAAGTTTCCATTTCAACTAAATCCTGCATCAGTTGCTTTTTTTCTTCTTCGCTATACATCTAATCACTCAGCAAATCCCTTTCTGCAAACACTTCCTTTGCAGCCACAATGCCGTTAATGGCTTTTGGAAAACCTGCATATGCACTCATCTGCATAATTATTTCAACTATCTCTGTAGTGGAGTTTCCTACATTAAGTGCCGCGTTTATATGGTCTTTAAGCTGAGGGATTGTTCCAAGAACTGTTAATGCTGCAACAGTGCACAATTCCCTGGTCTTTAAATCGACCTCTTTTCTTGTGTATATTTCATAATAAGGGAATTCAACAACAAATCTGGACATGTCCGGAGCAATATCATCAATTACTTCAAAAATTTCCTCTAAAGGTCTTTCCTGAATTGATT from Methanobrevibacter sp. YE315 encodes:
- a CDS encoding carboxymuconolactone decarboxylase family protein, whose protein sequence is MNRYEKGKEVLESIQERPLEEIFEVIDDIAPDMSRFVVEFPYYEIYTRKEVDLKTRELCTVAALTVLGTIPQLKDHINAALNVGNSTTEIVEIIMQMSAYAGFPKAINGIVAAKEVFAERDLLSD
- a CDS encoding TatD family hydrolase, with translation MIDTHCHIDFKEFDDDREDVIKRAQEKLDYVIASGYSNDSNMDVLQLSKDYKDFIYPTFGFHPVSSQNATEEDIKIAHDNIDKYLDDIVAIGEVGMDYYYVTDKALRERQQEIFTDFLELANEYKVPIVMHVRDCEKKAVNIVPEYEDIPYFIFHCYGGSLKTAKRIMNMGNAYMSFSTMLCYSKQHQDLIEKIDLDYILTETDSPFLAMTKEERNEPANVVNAVYKIAEIKNIDVGTVDEVTTKNARHVFKI